From Zerene cesonia ecotype Mississippi unplaced genomic scaffold, Zerene_cesonia_1.1 Zces_u003, whole genome shotgun sequence, a single genomic window includes:
- the LOC119838577 gene encoding protein artemis-like yields the protein MYQRSIGSAFNGKIQEIPGVWVDNFENVTSAKPRAYFLSHCHSDHMQGLHSITLLDYLTKHNVYIYTTDLSAAIIDDEKRDPRIMEYVKVLKLGSSLITLPSIEDEAEILVTVTLIPAGHSAGAVMFLFQTVSYTVLFTGDFRINTSDVRKYAALHANGVPIKINAMYVDTTFIDYAYEDFPKRSESVDVLLRELDQWLNNGTVNRGVALHTSAKYGYEFVFNEIYKRLGVKVYVDEDRWKFYRLIPHLVPGVTNDSKHTKIHLCTKRTENNHITCIPNNYPQFLYVHLSAMKWTNYSPNLKSVVHVTQTRMDVCFATHCSRSELMYFVNYFSPDKIVGFPNPFVDRRGVKRKIVKACDGQTEIREKKLDKGLLKEIFG from the exons ATGTATCAGCGGTCTATTGGAAGTGCATTTAACGgaaaaatacaagaaatacCCGGTGTATGGGTAGATAATTTCGAAAATGTGACATCAGCGAAACCACGGGCATATTTTCTAAGCCATTGCCATTCAGATCACATGCAGGGGTTGCATTCAATTACCTTACTCGATTATTTGACTaaacataatgtatatatttacactACGGATTTATCTGCTGCTATAATAGACGACGAAAAAAGAGACCCGAGGATTATGGAATATGTGAAGGTTCTGAAATTAG GTTCATCGCTCATTACGTTACCGAGCATAGAGGACGAAGCAGAGATATTAGTAACGGTAACCCTGATCCCAGCTGGACACAGCGCTGGCGCTGTAATGTTTCTGTTCCAAACTGTATCCTATACAGTTTTGTTTACAGGCGATTTTCGCATCAACACCTCCGACGTACGCAAATACGCCGCGTTGCATGCGAACGGTGTTCCGATCAAAATCAACGCAATGTACGTAGATACGACTTTTATTGATTACGCATACGAGGATTTCCCGAAACGATCGGAGAGTGTTGACGTACTGCTGCGAGAGTTGGACCAATGGTTGAACAATGGGACAGTCAATAGAGGTGTAGCATTGCACACATCCGCAAAGTATGGATACGAATTTGTTTTCAACGAGATTTATAAACGACTAGGCGTGAAGGTCTATGTGGATGAGGATCGATGGAAGTTTTACAG ATTGATACCTCATTTGGTGCCTGGTGTAACAAATGATTCAaagcatacaaaaatacatttatgcaCGAAACGCACGGAAAATAACCATATAACATGCATACCAAACAACTACCctcaatttttatatgtacaccTATCTGCTATGAAATGGACTAATTATTcaccaaatttaaaatcagtcGTGCACGTGACGCAGACGCGGATGGACGTGTGTTTCGCAACGCACTGCAGCCGGAGTGAGCTTATgtattttgtgaattatttttcacCCGATAAAATCGTTGGGTTTCCCAATCCGTTTGTCGATAGGCGTGGGGTCAAAAGAAAGATCGTCAAGGCTTGCGACGGTCAGACGGAGATACGGGAAAAGAAATTGGACAAAGGTCTATTAAAGGAAATTTTTGGATGA
- the LOC119838551 gene encoding MATH and LRR domain-containing protein PFE0570w-like isoform X1: protein MGLSLTTKKEKPNDIADERGDPNSELKVDPNMKPHNTTRHNQRLKIVRNTSPKVFKRSVTPENEHIDDIPNDIQTENPPQMPINKCIQRTRVFKRSNSKTKENSRLILDECNEQNEVNGKNPSTTETDTQEADRNKPCVMETNRQDIDTIEHCITENNTGKTDNQKSYRMETDGQDITTNEPCIKKTNEEKIDIDKSYTTESNGQETDTQNSSVKKSNIQETDRKNTILTKTNRGKIYRNKHCETNFKETDSNNAYVKEDNIQETNGKNASVTEMNKQETYTNKPYTTAANVKEIEKNTSITEADVQEKDKYASVTETNKQETYNNNTYITEVNVQETDKKKYSVTEMNKQETYNNNTYITETNIQETDEKDTRVMETNKQETYKTNTCITETNIEETNEENTSVTEIITQETYENRSCATETNRDEIDSRFLIHRNLMPNRWMFTENTRTCTIFNINGERFVEKVDYGDEVVEFEVITDTESESDNEDTEYTTFLTMKKTRHGIVFNSTIILSEYQWNTIINSNGMHWCCVCSLPVSPLEHIKTYIHIKNLDQCKPIKKFEISITRLINEQYHCGVCNELFPMYDEYEHYNSESHKQNLDHAIDTKKSLIDDLKVHSNTAYSKTKHDAFGCQDSFDRYDFEGCVDSVGVTKAKCSNKGNIGERNGSAGDVNGDNGNSVDNGNSVDNGNSVDNGNGDNGIEARLPVSGVSYASMAKKSTTIIPKPVSVKVKGRQYKIDFYSWNMILSLKSKFYCMACKEHVANNGSTLISHCTSDRHVSRLKSCDVVETCEEFLVRKVDDKFCHCIHCNNLLLHNDVTNHIEKQHTKTNQNQTNTTNNTASSVAKELPSNANGNDHNGNVDNGNDKMANRTNTPEENMNNDINNDARTDIRVTDNEIIVQLFGFNIKIPVLSYNVIFVATSGYYCGVCRMAIARNQITEHLIDYRHIYMLKMFPFLIEFGVNLFRLVPEGMHCTICNNLIPLKNWNLTNHIQDRMHVTLLNKALNININMKIAIKSNALTYSNPISNNQSNTSKLHQSDLNQCDENVPNDRARDNKDALNSNQSNAIDVNQPDLNDLNNWYENDSDSSDVDDFEEEENVILVIKNYNIPVSITAFNSLVGMGDGTRFCFVCSNNVIDVGSHVKGFEHLKNMNEYKYLDEYSKHLIRQNSNGYHCTICNVLIFKKHLKNHLNWPVHVESDSFKIKQSDVILRRHIVETAKEAPYLYKESKINILWHFEFQNDKVTAKSARTTLTIVIKGKAFKVSWDAWNGITGNKNGRRCIICQINFDSCDLLKHVAMAAHLEKLDRNFEMQYLPALMRRVNDNTLHCLVCNLELLNPKKTRQSHIRGKRHVKNQENLQILDVKSVDEHEDVFILR, encoded by the exons ATGGGGCTCTCACTTAC gACTAAGAAGGAAAAGCCAAATGATATTGCAGATGAAAGAGGTGACCCAAACTCGGAATTGAAGGTCGATCCCAACATGAAACCACATAACACAACCCGCCACAATCAACGGTTAAAAATTGTGAGAAACACCTCTCCTAAAGTGTTCAAACGAAGCGTAACACCTGAAAATGAACATATAGACGATATACCAAATGATATACAGACAGAGAACCCGCCCCAAATGCCAatcaataaatgtatacaaaGGACTCGTGTTTTCAAGAGATCCAATTCTAAGACCAAAGAGAATTCCAGATTGATTCTGGATGAATGTAATGAACAAAACGAAGTTAACGGAAAGAATCCTAGTACAACGGAAACTGACACACAAGAAGCAGATCGAAATAAGCCTTGCGTAATGGAAACAAATAGACAAGATATTGATACAATCGAGCATTGTATAACGGAAAATAACACAGGAAAAACAGATAACCAGAAGTCTTATAGAATGGAAACAGATGGACAAGACATAACTACAAACGAGCCTTGCATAAAGAAAACTAACGAAGAAAAAATTGATATAGATAAGTCTTATACAACGGAATCAAATGGACAAGAAACAGATACGCAAAATTCTTCCGTAAAGAAAAGTAACATACAAGAAACAGAtagaaaaaatactattttaactaaaaccaatagaggaaaaatatatagaaataagcATTGCGAAACAAACTTCAAAGAAACAGATAGTAACAATGCTTATGTAAAGGAAGATAACATACAAGAAACAAACGGAAAAAATGCTTCCGTAACGGAAATGAATAAACAAGAaacatatacaaacaaaccTTACACAACAGCAGCTAATGTAAAAGAAATAGAGAAAAATACTTCCATAACGGAAGCTGATGTTCAAGAAAAAGACAAATATGCTTCCGTAACGGAAACGAATAAACAAGaaacatacaataacaatacttACATAACGGAAGTTAATGTACAAGAAacagataaaaagaaatattccGTAACGGAAATGAACAAACaagaaacatataataataatacttacataACTGAAACTAACATACAAGAAACAGACGAGAAAGACACTCGCGTAATGGAAACGAATAAGCAAGAAACATACAAAACGAACACTTGTATAACGGAAACTAACATTGAAGAAACAAACGAAGAAAATACTTCCGTTACGGAAATTATAACACAAGAAACTTATGAAAATAGATCTTGTGCAACGGAAACAAACAGAGATGAAATAGATAGTCGGTTTCTCATTCACAGAAATTTGATGCCCAATAGATGGATGTTTACTGAGAACACTCGAACATGcaccatttttaatataaatggtgAAAGATTTGTAGAAAAGGTGGATTATGGTGATGAAGTCGTGGAATTTGAAGTTATTACAGATACGGAATCTGAAAGCGACAATGAAG ATACCGAGTATACCACATTCCTcacaatgaaaaaaacaagACATGGAATTGTCTTCAATTCCACAATAATTCTATCGGAATATCAGTGGAACACAATCATAAATTCCAACGGAATGCATTGGTGCTGCGTTTGCTCTTTACCCGTCAGTCCGTTGGAACACATAAAGacatacattcatattaaaaatctagACCAATGCAAGCCGATTAAGAAATTTGAAATCAGCATTACGCGTTTG ATCAACGAACAATATCATTGTGGTGTTTGCAACGAATTGTTCCCAATGTATGATGAATATGAGCATTATAATAGCGAAAGTCATAAACAGAACTTGGATCATGCGAtcgatacaaaaaaatcactaATAGATGACCTAAAAGTTCATTCAAACACTGCGTACAGCAAAACCAAACATGACGCATTCGGCTGTCAAGATAGTTTTGACAGATACGATTTTGAGGGATGCGTGGATAGCGTTGGAGTGACAAAAGCGAAATGTTCgaataaaggaaatattgGCGAGAGAAACGGAAGTGCAGGTGATGTAAACGGGGATAACGGAAATTCTGTCGATAACGGAAATTCTGTCGATAACGGAAATTCTGTCGATAACGGAAATGGGGATAACGGAATTGAAGCTCGCCTGCCAGTGAGTGGTGTATCGTACGCGTCAATGGCTAAGAAATCAACGACCATTATTCCGAAGCCCGTGT CTGTCAAAGTCAAGGGTCGTCAATACAAAATCGATTTCTACTCGTGGAACATGATATTGAGCTTGAAAAGTAAATTCTATTGCATGGCTTGCAAGGAGCACGTGGCAAACAACGGATCAACTTTGATCAGCCACTGTACGAGTGATAGACACGTATCGAGGTTGAAATCGTGTGACGTTGTTGAAACATGCGAGGAATTTTTAGTGAGGAAG GTTGATGATAAATTCTGCCATTGTATACATTGTAATAACTTACTATTACATAACGATGTCACAAATCATATAGAAAaacaacatacaaaaacaaatcaaaatcaaacaaacacgACAAATAACACGGCAAGTTCTGTAGCTAAAGAACTCCCTTCTAATGCTAACGGAAACGACCATAACGGAAACGTTGATAACGGAAATGACAAAATGGCCAACAGAACAAACACTCCCGaagaaaatatgaataacgACATTAATAACGATGCACGTACCGATATTCGAGTAACCGATAACGAAATAATAGTGCAACTTTTCggttttaacataaaaataccgGTATTGTCGTATAACGTTATTTTTGTCGCGACATCCGGATATTATTGCGGTGTCTGTCGAATGGCGATAGCAAGAAATCAAATAACTGaacatttaattgattataggcacatttatatgttaaaaatgtttccgTTTCTCATTGAATTTGGGGTGAACTTGTTTAGAtta GTTCCAGAGGGAATGCACTGTACCatatgcaataatttaataccatTAAAAAATTGGAATCTCACCAACCACATACAAGATAGAATGCatgttacattattaaataaagcccTAAACATCAATATCAACATGAAAATTGCCATCAAATCAAACGCATTAACTTATTCAAATCCAATCAGCAACAATCAATcaaatacatcaaaattgCATCAGAGTGATTTAAATCAATGCGATGAAAATGTACCGAACGATCGTGCAAGAGATAACAAAGATGCATTGAATAGCAATCAATCGAATGCGATTGATGTAAATCAGCCGGATTTGAATGATTTAAACAATTGGTATGAAAATGATTCGGATTCAAGCGACGTGGATGATTTCGAAGAAGaggaaaatgttattttagttataaaaaattacaatataccCGTGTCTATAACTGCGTTTAATAGTTTGGTTGGAATGGGCGATGGTACACGATTTTGTTTCGTGTGTtctaataatgttattgatgTGGGCAGTCACGTGAAGGGATTtgaacatttgaaaaatatgaatgaatataaatatttggatGAGTACAGCAAACATTTGATTCGGCAG AACTCAAACGGCTATCACTGCACCATATGCAACGTACTAATATTCaagaaacatttgaaaaacCACTTGAACTGGCCGGTACACGTCGAAAGCGATTcgttcaaaattaaacaatcgGACGTCATATTGCGAAGGCACATAGTAGAAACGGCCAAAGAGGCCCCATACCTCTACAAAGAATCGAAAATCAATATCCTGTGGCACTTCGAATTTCAAAATGACAAAGTGACAGCGAAAAGCGCGCGAACGACTTTGACAATTGTCATCAAGGGTAAAGCTTTCAAAGTGTCGTGGGACGCGTGGAATGGAATAACCGGGAATAAAAATGGCCGCCGATGCATCATATGCCAGATTAATTTCGATTCCTGTGATCTGTTGAAACATGTTGCGATGGCGGCGCATTTGGAGAAATTGGATCGGAATTTCGAAATGCAGTATCTGCCAGCTTTAATGAGGAGg GTCAACGATAACACCTTGCACTGCCTGGTCTGCAACTTAGAGCTGCTGAATCCAAAGAAAACGCGCCAGAGTCATATCCGCGGCAAGAGGCATGTGAAAAATCAGGAAAACCTACAAATACTGGATGTAAAATCGGTTGATGAGCACGAAGATGTCTTTATATTGCGGTGA
- the LOC119838551 gene encoding uncharacterized protein LOC119838551 isoform X2, translated as MGLSLTTKKEKPNDIADERGDPNSELKVDPNMKPHNTTRHNQRLKIVRNTSPKVFKRSVTPENEHIDDIPNDIQTENPPQMPINKCIQRTRVFKRSNSKTKENSRLILDECNEQNEVNGKNPSTTETDTQEADRNKPCVMETNRQDIDTIEHCITENNTGKTDNQKSYRMETDGQDITTNEPCIKKTNEEKIDIDKSYTTESNGQETDTQNSSVKKSNIQETDRKNTILTKTNRGKIYRNKHCETNFKETDSNNAYVKEDNIQETNGKNASVTEMNKQETYTNKPYTTAANVKEIEKNTSITEADVQEKDKYASVTETNKQETYNNNTYITEVNVQETDKKKYSVTEMNKQETYNNNTYITETNIQETDEKDTRVMETNKQETYKTNTCITETNIEETNEENTSVTEIITQETYENRSCATETNRDEIDSRFLIHRNLMPNRWMFTENTRTCTIFNINGERFVEKVDYGDEVVEFEVITDTESESDNEDTEYTTFLTMKKTRHGIVFNSTIILSEYQWNTIINSNGMHWCCVCSLPVSPLEHIKTYIHIKNLDQCKPIKKFEISITRLINEQYHCGVCNELFPMYDEYEHYNSESHKQNLDHAIDTKKSLIDDLKVHSNTAYSKTKHDAFGCQDSFDRYDFEGCVDSVGVTKAKCSNKGNIGERNGSAGDVNGDNGNSVDNGNSVDNGNSVDNGNGDNGIEARLPVSGVSYASMAKKSTTIIPKPVSVKVKGRQYKIDFYSWNMILSLKSKFYCMACKEHVANNGSTLISHCTSDRHVSRLKSCDVVETCEEFLVRKVPEGMHCTICNNLIPLKNWNLTNHIQDRMHVTLLNKALNININMKIAIKSNALTYSNPISNNQSNTSKLHQSDLNQCDENVPNDRARDNKDALNSNQSNAIDVNQPDLNDLNNWYENDSDSSDVDDFEEEENVILVIKNYNIPVSITAFNSLVGMGDGTRFCFVCSNNVIDVGSHVKGFEHLKNMNEYKYLDEYSKHLIRQNSNGYHCTICNVLIFKKHLKNHLNWPVHVESDSFKIKQSDVILRRHIVETAKEAPYLYKESKINILWHFEFQNDKVTAKSARTTLTIVIKGKAFKVSWDAWNGITGNKNGRRCIICQINFDSCDLLKHVAMAAHLEKLDRNFEMQYLPALMRRVNDNTLHCLVCNLELLNPKKTRQSHIRGKRHVKNQENLQILDVKSVDEHEDVFILR; from the exons ATGGGGCTCTCACTTAC gACTAAGAAGGAAAAGCCAAATGATATTGCAGATGAAAGAGGTGACCCAAACTCGGAATTGAAGGTCGATCCCAACATGAAACCACATAACACAACCCGCCACAATCAACGGTTAAAAATTGTGAGAAACACCTCTCCTAAAGTGTTCAAACGAAGCGTAACACCTGAAAATGAACATATAGACGATATACCAAATGATATACAGACAGAGAACCCGCCCCAAATGCCAatcaataaatgtatacaaaGGACTCGTGTTTTCAAGAGATCCAATTCTAAGACCAAAGAGAATTCCAGATTGATTCTGGATGAATGTAATGAACAAAACGAAGTTAACGGAAAGAATCCTAGTACAACGGAAACTGACACACAAGAAGCAGATCGAAATAAGCCTTGCGTAATGGAAACAAATAGACAAGATATTGATACAATCGAGCATTGTATAACGGAAAATAACACAGGAAAAACAGATAACCAGAAGTCTTATAGAATGGAAACAGATGGACAAGACATAACTACAAACGAGCCTTGCATAAAGAAAACTAACGAAGAAAAAATTGATATAGATAAGTCTTATACAACGGAATCAAATGGACAAGAAACAGATACGCAAAATTCTTCCGTAAAGAAAAGTAACATACAAGAAACAGAtagaaaaaatactattttaactaaaaccaatagaggaaaaatatatagaaataagcATTGCGAAACAAACTTCAAAGAAACAGATAGTAACAATGCTTATGTAAAGGAAGATAACATACAAGAAACAAACGGAAAAAATGCTTCCGTAACGGAAATGAATAAACAAGAaacatatacaaacaaaccTTACACAACAGCAGCTAATGTAAAAGAAATAGAGAAAAATACTTCCATAACGGAAGCTGATGTTCAAGAAAAAGACAAATATGCTTCCGTAACGGAAACGAATAAACAAGaaacatacaataacaatacttACATAACGGAAGTTAATGTACAAGAAacagataaaaagaaatattccGTAACGGAAATGAACAAACaagaaacatataataataatacttacataACTGAAACTAACATACAAGAAACAGACGAGAAAGACACTCGCGTAATGGAAACGAATAAGCAAGAAACATACAAAACGAACACTTGTATAACGGAAACTAACATTGAAGAAACAAACGAAGAAAATACTTCCGTTACGGAAATTATAACACAAGAAACTTATGAAAATAGATCTTGTGCAACGGAAACAAACAGAGATGAAATAGATAGTCGGTTTCTCATTCACAGAAATTTGATGCCCAATAGATGGATGTTTACTGAGAACACTCGAACATGcaccatttttaatataaatggtgAAAGATTTGTAGAAAAGGTGGATTATGGTGATGAAGTCGTGGAATTTGAAGTTATTACAGATACGGAATCTGAAAGCGACAATGAAG ATACCGAGTATACCACATTCCTcacaatgaaaaaaacaagACATGGAATTGTCTTCAATTCCACAATAATTCTATCGGAATATCAGTGGAACACAATCATAAATTCCAACGGAATGCATTGGTGCTGCGTTTGCTCTTTACCCGTCAGTCCGTTGGAACACATAAAGacatacattcatattaaaaatctagACCAATGCAAGCCGATTAAGAAATTTGAAATCAGCATTACGCGTTTG ATCAACGAACAATATCATTGTGGTGTTTGCAACGAATTGTTCCCAATGTATGATGAATATGAGCATTATAATAGCGAAAGTCATAAACAGAACTTGGATCATGCGAtcgatacaaaaaaatcactaATAGATGACCTAAAAGTTCATTCAAACACTGCGTACAGCAAAACCAAACATGACGCATTCGGCTGTCAAGATAGTTTTGACAGATACGATTTTGAGGGATGCGTGGATAGCGTTGGAGTGACAAAAGCGAAATGTTCgaataaaggaaatattgGCGAGAGAAACGGAAGTGCAGGTGATGTAAACGGGGATAACGGAAATTCTGTCGATAACGGAAATTCTGTCGATAACGGAAATTCTGTCGATAACGGAAATGGGGATAACGGAATTGAAGCTCGCCTGCCAGTGAGTGGTGTATCGTACGCGTCAATGGCTAAGAAATCAACGACCATTATTCCGAAGCCCGTGT CTGTCAAAGTCAAGGGTCGTCAATACAAAATCGATTTCTACTCGTGGAACATGATATTGAGCTTGAAAAGTAAATTCTATTGCATGGCTTGCAAGGAGCACGTGGCAAACAACGGATCAACTTTGATCAGCCACTGTACGAGTGATAGACACGTATCGAGGTTGAAATCGTGTGACGTTGTTGAAACATGCGAGGAATTTTTAGTGAGGAAG GTTCCAGAGGGAATGCACTGTACCatatgcaataatttaataccatTAAAAAATTGGAATCTCACCAACCACATACAAGATAGAATGCatgttacattattaaataaagcccTAAACATCAATATCAACATGAAAATTGCCATCAAATCAAACGCATTAACTTATTCAAATCCAATCAGCAACAATCAATcaaatacatcaaaattgCATCAGAGTGATTTAAATCAATGCGATGAAAATGTACCGAACGATCGTGCAAGAGATAACAAAGATGCATTGAATAGCAATCAATCGAATGCGATTGATGTAAATCAGCCGGATTTGAATGATTTAAACAATTGGTATGAAAATGATTCGGATTCAAGCGACGTGGATGATTTCGAAGAAGaggaaaatgttattttagttataaaaaattacaatataccCGTGTCTATAACTGCGTTTAATAGTTTGGTTGGAATGGGCGATGGTACACGATTTTGTTTCGTGTGTtctaataatgttattgatgTGGGCAGTCACGTGAAGGGATTtgaacatttgaaaaatatgaatgaatataaatatttggatGAGTACAGCAAACATTTGATTCGGCAG AACTCAAACGGCTATCACTGCACCATATGCAACGTACTAATATTCaagaaacatttgaaaaacCACTTGAACTGGCCGGTACACGTCGAAAGCGATTcgttcaaaattaaacaatcgGACGTCATATTGCGAAGGCACATAGTAGAAACGGCCAAAGAGGCCCCATACCTCTACAAAGAATCGAAAATCAATATCCTGTGGCACTTCGAATTTCAAAATGACAAAGTGACAGCGAAAAGCGCGCGAACGACTTTGACAATTGTCATCAAGGGTAAAGCTTTCAAAGTGTCGTGGGACGCGTGGAATGGAATAACCGGGAATAAAAATGGCCGCCGATGCATCATATGCCAGATTAATTTCGATTCCTGTGATCTGTTGAAACATGTTGCGATGGCGGCGCATTTGGAGAAATTGGATCGGAATTTCGAAATGCAGTATCTGCCAGCTTTAATGAGGAGg GTCAACGATAACACCTTGCACTGCCTGGTCTGCAACTTAGAGCTGCTGAATCCAAAGAAAACGCGCCAGAGTCATATCCGCGGCAAGAGGCATGTGAAAAATCAGGAAAACCTACAAATACTGGATGTAAAATCGGTTGATGAGCACGAAGATGTCTTTATATTGCGGTGA
- the LOC119838455 gene encoding uncharacterized protein LOC119838455, translated as MGYFLSMKGVKYVYKRDFFWRTWRVLNNTNHSVVCYKCNSFNSSSAQCGYWVIEEKPPPCPYEIFSLEDSITLCVVNYTGFHNPSQPCPSKIHLEELLETCTNPILTKWRVQRDYSAADQSAIDICQGRENCDITSLYTINKDSIIFRLINSTNHIFYSRVMKSGSKNYACDEDCGYFNPRTQAVTKNNKHLVLNL; from the exons ATGGGTTAC TTTTTGTCCATGAAGGGtgtgaaatatgtatacaaaagGGATTTTTTCTGGAGAACTTGGCGTGTGTTAAATAACACTAATCATTCAGTTGTTTGCTATAAGTGTAACAGTTTTAATTCGTCCAGTGCTCAGTGTGGATATTGG GTGATAGAAGAAAAGCCTCCACCATGtccttatgaaatattttctctaGAGGACTCCATAACTCTATGCGTTGTAAATTATACTGGCTTCCATAACCCTTCCCAACCGTGTCCATCAAAAATACACCTCGAAGAACTATTAGAAACTTGCACCAATCCAATATTGACAAAATGGAGAGTTCAAAGGGATTACAGTGCTGCAGATCAGAGTGCTATCGATATTTGTCAAGGACGTGAGAATTGCGATATTACCAGCTTATATACG ataaaCAAGGATTCCATAATATTTAGACtaataaattcaacaaatCACATATTTTACTCCCGCGTCATGAAAAGCGGAAGCAAAAACTATGCTTGTGACGAAGATTGTGGATACTTTAACCCACGTACACAAGCCGTcaccaaaaataataaacatttagtactaaattta